Proteins encoded within one genomic window of Burkholderiaceae bacterium:
- a CDS encoding high-affinity branched-chain amino acid transport system permease protein LivH, which yields MLEALASGLLNGLIYALIAVGLALIWGITDVINFAHGEFLMLGMYAAYWLFTLGHLDPTLSAPLVACLLGFVGFLAFALIIRPLQRGPAMIVILATFGLGLVLRQLAFIAFSPDYRNLPATWLSGSVSVAGLHLGRPQVGTGVVSLVVIVLLFLLVYRTRWGHALQAVAEDRQAASLVGIASDRVNAQVWILGSATVGLAGALLTTFFYVFPSVGNVFGLLAFVAVAMGGFGSLPGAFLSGILIGVIEAMTGYLILPAYKMVSIFLIFLLVLWYRPRGLFGRW from the coding sequence GTGCTGGAGGCACTCGCCTCGGGTCTGCTGAATGGCCTGATCTACGCGCTGATCGCGGTCGGCCTTGCGCTGATCTGGGGCATCACCGACGTGATCAACTTCGCGCACGGCGAATTCCTGATGCTGGGCATGTACGCAGCCTACTGGCTGTTCACACTAGGGCATCTCGATCCGACGCTGTCGGCGCCGCTGGTCGCATGCCTGCTCGGCTTCGTGGGTTTTCTGGCCTTTGCATTGATCATCCGTCCGCTGCAGCGTGGCCCGGCCATGATCGTGATCCTGGCCACCTTCGGTCTGGGCCTGGTGCTGCGCCAGTTGGCGTTCATCGCCTTTTCCCCGGACTACCGCAACCTGCCGGCCACCTGGCTGTCGGGCAGCGTGAGCGTGGCCGGCCTGCACCTGGGCCGCCCACAGGTCGGAACCGGCGTGGTTTCGCTGGTCGTGATCGTGCTGCTGTTCCTGCTGGTGTACCGCACGCGCTGGGGCCATGCGCTGCAGGCGGTGGCCGAAGATCGGCAGGCGGCATCGCTTGTGGGCATTGCGTCGGATCGGGTCAATGCGCAGGTCTGGATCCTGGGCAGCGCCACCGTGGGGCTGGCGGGCGCGTTGCTCACGACCTTTTTCTACGTGTTCCCGTCGGTCGGCAACGTGTTCGGGTTGCTGGCGTTCGTGGCGGTGGCGATGGGAGGGTTCGGCTCGCTGCCCGGCGCGTTCCTGTCGGGCATCCTGATCGGCGTCATCGAAGCAATGACCGGTTACCTGATCCTGCCGGCGTACAAGATGGTCAGCATCTTCCTGATCTTCCTGCTGGTGCTGTGGTACCGGCCACGCGGCCTGTTCGGAAGATGGTGA
- a CDS encoding branched-chain amino acid transport system permease protein LivM, whose product MTQADGASGPARSRAIWWLIAIVVALAIFPLVVTDPFSQQVVVMALMYGALGAAWNLVGGFLGRVSFGHAVFLGVGAYTTLLLLQSLHLSPWLGIPLGGVVAALVAFIVGRPTLRLTGHYFAMATIALLAVAQLLVVNWDWAGGATGVEAPIANDAWLLLFRTKAPYYWIAFGLALLTLWATVALARSRTGYYWRAINGDEAAARTLGVPAERYKMWAFVLSAAITGVWGGFYAIYIGFIDPDSAFNLTLSIQIVLVAILGGIGSLVGPWLGAAVLIPLGEGMRVALGSSGSGIDLLLYGLAIILVSLFLPKGLITLRVRRGSARG is encoded by the coding sequence ATGACACAGGCAGACGGTGCGTCCGGGCCGGCGCGATCCCGGGCGATCTGGTGGCTGATCGCCATCGTGGTTGCATTGGCGATCTTCCCGCTCGTCGTCACCGACCCCTTCTCCCAGCAGGTGGTGGTGATGGCGCTGATGTACGGCGCGCTGGGTGCCGCGTGGAACCTGGTCGGCGGCTTCCTGGGCCGGGTGTCGTTCGGCCATGCGGTGTTCCTGGGCGTCGGCGCCTACACCACGCTGCTGCTGCTGCAATCGTTGCACCTGAGCCCGTGGCTCGGGATTCCACTGGGGGGCGTTGTCGCCGCGTTGGTGGCCTTCATCGTCGGCAGGCCCACGCTGCGGCTGACCGGCCATTACTTCGCGATGGCGACCATCGCACTGCTGGCCGTGGCGCAGCTGCTGGTGGTCAACTGGGACTGGGCCGGGGGCGCGACCGGCGTCGAGGCGCCGATCGCGAACGACGCGTGGCTGCTGCTGTTCCGCACCAAGGCGCCGTATTACTGGATCGCGTTCGGCCTGGCGCTGCTGACGCTGTGGGCCACCGTGGCCCTGGCACGCTCCAGGACCGGCTACTACTGGCGCGCGATCAACGGCGACGAAGCCGCCGCGCGCACGCTTGGGGTGCCGGCCGAACGCTACAAGATGTGGGCCTTCGTGCTGTCGGCGGCGATCACCGGCGTCTGGGGCGGCTTCTACGCGATCTACATCGGCTTCATCGACCCCGACTCGGCGTTCAACCTCACGCTGTCGATCCAGATCGTGCTGGTGGCGATCCTCGGCGGCATCGGCAGCCTGGTCGGGCCCTGGCTGGGCGCTGCGGTGCTGATTCCGCTGGGCGAGGGCATGCGCGTCGCGCTCGGCAGTTCGGGCAGCGGGATCGACCTGCTGCTCTACGGTCTGGCGATCATCCTCGTCAGCCTGTTTCTGCCGAAGGGCCTGATCACGTTGCGGGTGCGCCGTGGCTCTGCTCGAGGTTGA
- a CDS encoding branched-chain amino acid transport ATP-binding protein LivG, which produces MALLEVENLTKRFGGLVANRDISLRVEAGEIVAIIGPNGAGKSTLFNGLAGHHAPSSGHVRFDGAELIGRAPEAIAAMGLTRTYQIPRSFAAMTVLENVMVGALLRDRTLDAARETAWRVLDQVGLRDRGATPAGELNVAGQKRIELARALATSPKMMLLDEVAGGLNPSEALALTEILRTIHAGGVTLVIVEHVLEVVMRLAQRVLVLDFGQLIAAGTPGEVVRNPAVIEAYLGKKYRA; this is translated from the coding sequence GTGGCTCTGCTCGAGGTTGAAAACCTGACGAAGCGCTTCGGCGGCCTGGTTGCAAACCGGGACATCAGCCTGCGAGTCGAGGCCGGCGAGATCGTCGCGATCATCGGCCCGAACGGCGCTGGCAAAAGCACGCTGTTCAATGGACTGGCCGGGCACCACGCGCCCAGTTCCGGCCATGTGCGCTTCGACGGCGCCGAGCTGATCGGCCGCGCGCCCGAGGCGATCGCCGCGATGGGCCTGACGCGCACCTACCAGATTCCGCGCAGCTTCGCGGCGATGACCGTGCTCGAGAACGTGATGGTCGGCGCGCTGCTGCGCGATCGCACGCTGGACGCTGCGCGGGAGACAGCCTGGCGCGTGCTGGATCAGGTCGGGCTGCGCGACCGCGGCGCGACACCGGCCGGCGAGCTGAACGTCGCCGGGCAAAAGCGCATCGAGCTGGCCCGGGCGCTCGCAACCTCGCCCAAGATGATGTTGCTCGATGAAGTGGCCGGCGGCCTGAACCCCAGCGAAGCGCTGGCACTGACCGAGATCCTGCGCACCATCCACGCGGGAGGCGTCACGCTGGTCATCGTCGAGCATGTGCTCGAGGTCGTGATGCGTCTCGCGCAGCGTGTGCTGGTGCTCGATTTCGGGCAGTTGATCGCGGCCGGCACCCCGGGAGAAGTGGTGCGTAATCCGGCCGTGATCGAAGCCTACCTCGGGAAGAAATACCGTGCCTGA
- a CDS encoding branched-chain amino acid ABC transporter, ATP-binding protein LivF, whose translation MPDGVLLNVDELHVAYGGVQAVRGISLEVRHGEITALLGANGAGKSSTLLAVVGSVRPRSGRVTFDGQDITGLAPDRLVRRGIALIPEGGRVFARQPVEQNLHLGAYTVAKGPVYRERLEQVYQLFPRLAERRAQIAGTLSGGERQMLAIGRALMSGPRLLLVDEPSLGLSPLLVDTVFDALTRLNQGGTAILLVEQNMAQALEVAARAYVMQSGAIALQGSAAEIQSSDQVRQAYLGL comes from the coding sequence GTGCCTGACGGCGTGCTGCTGAACGTGGACGAACTGCACGTGGCCTATGGCGGCGTGCAGGCGGTGCGCGGCATCTCGCTCGAGGTGCGGCATGGCGAAATCACCGCGCTGCTCGGCGCGAACGGCGCGGGCAAGTCCAGCACGCTGCTCGCCGTCGTCGGGTCGGTCCGGCCGCGTTCCGGTCGCGTGACGTTCGACGGCCAGGACATCACCGGCCTCGCGCCGGATCGGTTGGTCCGCCGCGGCATCGCGCTGATTCCCGAAGGCGGCCGGGTGTTCGCCCGGCAGCCGGTCGAACAGAACCTGCACCTGGGCGCTTACACCGTCGCCAAGGGCCCGGTCTACCGCGAGCGGCTGGAGCAGGTCTACCAGCTGTTTCCGCGGCTGGCCGAGCGGCGCGCGCAAATCGCCGGCACGCTCTCCGGCGGCGAACGCCAGATGCTGGCGATCGGCCGCGCCTTGATGAGCGGCCCGCGACTGCTGCTGGTCGACGAGCCCAGCCTCGGACTCTCCCCGTTGCTGGTCGACACCGTGTTCGACGCGCTGACCCGGCTGAACCAGGGCGGCACGGCGATCCTGCTGGTCGAGCAGAACATGGCGCAGGCGCTCGAGGTCGCAGCGCGCGCGTACGTGATGCAGAGCGGCGCGATCGCGCTGCAAGGCAGCGCCGCCGAGATCCAGTCGTCGGACCAGGTCAGGCAGGCGTATCTGGGCCTGTGA
- a CDS encoding ABC transporter, ATP-binding protein: MIAPTLGPSPDSQTPTLGTGVSSLPPEGAFAARGGPSPLRPLLEVSDLRVSFGGAEVVHGIDFSIQPGEKLALVGESGSGKTVSALALLRLSPDADIKGRALFDAEGGRCDLLALKPRALRGIRGRDIAMIFQEPMTALNPLYTVGDQIAEVLQLHQAIASTESWNVAINLLAKTGIPEPGRRAQAYPHQLSGGQRQRAMIAMALACRPKLLLADEPTTALDVALRGQILDLLSELQREYGLAVLLITHDLNLVRRFADRVAVMEQGRIVERGAVAEVFATPRDPYTRRLIDSRPVRDLVPAAPAGAQPIVLEAERLRVTYPVAVPGLRGWFRKGEFVAVQGADLLLSAGQTLGVVGESGSGKSTLALAALGLLPSRGRLRAAGGAWSGSVRRDRALRRAVQVVFQDPFSSLSPRMTVEDIVGEGLRVHAAELGATERRSRVAEALAAVGLGEADHPGLAQRYPHEFSGGQRQRLAIARALIIGPQLLVLDEPTSALDVTVQKQVLGLLQRLQRERSLSYLLITHDVQVIRAMAHRVIVMKDGEIVEAGSAAEVLDAPRHPYTRMLVAAAAPGGFTGPDTPA, from the coding sequence GTGATTGCCCCCACGCTCGGCCCGTCGCCGGACTCGCAGACCCCCACGCTCGGCACTGGCGTGTCCTCGCTGCCCCCCGAGGGGGCCTTCGCGGCTAGGGGCGGCCCGTCGCCGCTCAGGCCGCTGCTCGAGGTCAGCGACCTGCGCGTGTCGTTCGGCGGTGCGGAGGTGGTGCACGGCATCGACTTCTCCATTCAACCCGGCGAGAAGCTCGCGCTGGTCGGCGAATCGGGCTCGGGCAAGACCGTTTCGGCGCTGGCGCTGCTGCGCCTCTCGCCGGATGCCGACATCAAAGGGCGCGCGCTGTTCGATGCGGAGGGTGGCCGCTGCGATCTGCTGGCACTGAAGCCCCGTGCGTTGCGTGGCATCCGCGGGCGCGACATCGCGATGATCTTTCAGGAGCCGATGACCGCGCTCAACCCGCTGTACACCGTGGGCGACCAGATCGCCGAGGTTTTGCAACTGCATCAGGCTATTGCCAGCACAGAATCTTGGAATGTAGCTATAAATTTGCTAGCAAAAACCGGCATCCCCGAGCCCGGACGGCGCGCCCAGGCCTATCCGCACCAGCTCTCGGGCGGGCAGCGCCAGCGCGCGATGATCGCAATGGCGCTGGCGTGCCGGCCGAAACTGCTGCTCGCCGACGAGCCGACGACCGCGCTCGACGTCGCGCTGCGCGGCCAGATCCTCGACCTGTTGTCCGAACTCCAGCGCGAATACGGCCTCGCGGTGCTGCTGATCACGCACGACCTGAACCTGGTGCGCCGCTTCGCGGACCGGGTCGCGGTGATGGAGCAGGGCCGCATCGTCGAGCGCGGCGCGGTGGCCGAGGTGTTCGCCACTCCGCGCGATCCGTACACGCGCCGGCTGATCGACAGCCGGCCGGTGCGCGATCTGGTGCCGGCCGCGCCGGCCGGCGCGCAACCCATCGTGCTCGAGGCCGAGCGGCTGCGCGTGACGTATCCGGTGGCTGTACCCGGCCTGCGCGGCTGGTTCAGGAAAGGCGAGTTCGTTGCAGTGCAGGGCGCCGACTTGCTGCTTTCGGCGGGCCAGACGCTGGGCGTGGTCGGCGAGTCCGGCTCCGGCAAGTCCACGCTGGCGCTGGCCGCGCTCGGGCTGCTTCCGTCGCGCGGTCGCTTGCGCGCGGCAGGCGGCGCGTGGAGCGGCAGCGTGCGGCGCGACCGGGCGCTGCGACGCGCGGTGCAGGTCGTGTTCCAGGATCCGTTTTCGTCGCTGTCGCCGCGGATGACGGTGGAAGACATCGTCGGCGAAGGGTTGCGCGTGCACGCGGCCGAACTGGGCGCCACCGAGCGCCGCAGCCGCGTGGCCGAGGCGCTGGCTGCGGTCGGGCTGGGCGAAGCGGACCATCCCGGGCTCGCGCAGCGCTACCCGCACGAGTTCTCCGGCGGGCAGCGCCAACGGCTGGCGATCGCGCGCGCGCTGATCATCGGGCCGCAGTTGCTGGTACTCGACGAGCCGACCAGCGCGCTGGACGTGACCGTGCAAAAGCAGGTGCTCGGCCTGCTGCAGCGGCTGCAGCGCGAGCGGTCGCTGAGCTATCTGTTGATCACGCACGACGTGCAGGTCATCCGTGCGATGGCGCACCGTGTGATCGTGATGAAGGACGGCGAGATCGTCGAGGCCGGCAGCGCCGCCGAGGTGCTGGATGCACCACGCCATCCGTACACCCGCATGCTGGTGGCCGCCGCCGCGCCCGGCGGCTTCACAGGCCCAGATACGCCTGCCTGA
- a CDS encoding ABC transporter, permease protein 2 (cluster 5, nickel/peptides/opines) has product MPVSPSRRAWQRFKRHRLGWWSLLLFCALLVFSLGAELISNDRPLVARYDGHWYFPVLHNVPETTFGGDFPTPTDYLDPYIRKRFAEAGNFLLFAPNHYADDTINYYATEPYPAPPSRANWLGTDDRGRDVLARLIYGFRVSVLFGLALTVVGVLLGVATGAVQGFFGGRIDITGQRLIEVWSSMPELYLLIIFASVFEPSIALLLVLLSLFGWMGLSDYVRAEFLRNRQLDYVRAARALGLSNWQIIWRHVLPNSLTPVVTFLPFRVSAAILALTSLDFLGLGVPPGTPSLGELLAQGKENLDAWWISLSTFAVLVATLLLLTFMGDALRDALDPRRAQR; this is encoded by the coding sequence TTGCCGGTCTCGCCGAGCCGACGTGCGTGGCAGCGCTTCAAGCGCCACCGGCTCGGCTGGTGGAGCCTGCTGCTGTTTTGCGCGCTGCTGGTCTTTAGCCTCGGCGCCGAGCTGATCTCGAACGATCGGCCGCTGGTCGCGCGCTACGACGGCCACTGGTACTTCCCGGTGCTGCACAACGTGCCCGAGACTACGTTCGGCGGCGACTTTCCGACGCCGACCGACTACCTCGATCCGTACATCAGGAAGCGCTTTGCCGAGGCCGGCAACTTTCTGCTGTTCGCGCCGAACCACTACGCGGACGACACTATCAACTACTACGCGACCGAGCCGTACCCGGCGCCGCCGTCGCGCGCGAACTGGCTCGGCACCGACGACCGCGGACGCGACGTGTTGGCGCGGCTGATCTACGGGTTTCGGGTGTCGGTGCTGTTCGGTCTTGCGCTGACCGTGGTCGGCGTCTTGCTCGGCGTCGCGACCGGGGCGGTGCAGGGTTTCTTCGGCGGCCGGATCGACATCACCGGCCAGCGGCTGATCGAGGTCTGGAGCTCGATGCCCGAGCTGTACCTGCTGATCATTTTCGCATCGGTGTTCGAGCCTAGCATCGCGCTGCTGCTGGTGCTGCTGTCGCTGTTCGGCTGGATGGGGCTGTCGGACTACGTGCGCGCCGAATTCCTGCGCAACCGCCAGCTCGACTACGTGCGCGCCGCGCGTGCGCTGGGGCTCTCCAATTGGCAGATCATTTGGCGCCACGTGCTGCCGAACAGCCTGACGCCGGTGGTCACCTTCCTGCCGTTCCGGGTCAGCGCGGCGATCCTGGCGCTGACCTCGCTCGACTTCCTGGGCTTGGGCGTGCCGCCGGGCACGCCTTCGCTCGGCGAACTGCTCGCGCAGGGCAAGGAGAACCTCGACGCCTGGTGGATCTCGCTGTCCACCTTCGCGGTGCTGGTCGCGACGCTGCTGCTGCTGACCTTCATGGGCGACGCGCTGCGCGACGCGCTCGATCCGCGCAGGGCTCAACGGTGA
- a CDS encoding ABC transporter, permease protein 1 (cluster 5, nickel/peptides/opines) — protein MTAYIVKRLLLMIPTLFGVLLVTFAVIQFVPGGPVEQMVAQLEGRDTGGEGRALSAAGYRGREGIDPARIAEIRRLYGFDKPAPERFVRMLGQFARFDLGNSFYYPKSVWQLIKERLPVSVSLGLWTFFLSYLVSVPLGIAKAVRAGTRFDMLSSLVVLVGYAIPGFVLGVALLVVFGGQLQWFPLRGLTSSNWDALSWGARITDYLWHITLPVIAMVVGAFAVVTMLTKNVFLDEIAKQYVLTARAKGLSERRVLWKHVLRNAAIPLVTGFPAAFIGAFFTSSLLIETLFSLNGLGLLSYQSVIRRDYPVVLGTLYFFTLIGLATKLISDLCYVWVDPRVKFD, from the coding sequence ATGACGGCCTACATTGTCAAGCGCCTGCTGCTGATGATCCCGACGCTGTTCGGGGTGCTGCTGGTCACGTTCGCGGTGATCCAGTTCGTGCCGGGCGGCCCGGTCGAGCAGATGGTCGCGCAGCTCGAGGGGCGCGACACCGGCGGCGAAGGCCGCGCGCTCTCCGCCGCCGGCTACCGCGGGCGCGAGGGGATCGACCCGGCGCGCATCGCCGAGATCCGGCGCCTGTACGGCTTCGACAAGCCGGCGCCCGAGCGCTTCGTGCGCATGCTCGGGCAGTTCGCGCGCTTCGACCTGGGCAACAGCTTCTACTACCCGAAGAGCGTCTGGCAACTGATCAAGGAGCGGCTGCCGGTGTCGGTCAGCCTGGGGCTGTGGACGTTCTTCCTGAGCTACCTGGTGTCGGTGCCGCTCGGCATCGCGAAGGCGGTGCGCGCCGGCACCCGCTTCGACATGCTGAGCAGCCTGGTGGTGCTGGTCGGCTACGCGATCCCCGGCTTCGTGCTCGGCGTCGCGCTGCTGGTGGTGTTCGGCGGGCAGTTGCAATGGTTTCCGCTGCGCGGCCTGACCTCGAGCAACTGGGACGCGTTGAGCTGGGGCGCGCGCATCACCGACTACCTGTGGCACATCACGCTGCCGGTGATCGCGATGGTGGTCGGTGCATTCGCGGTCGTGACCATGCTGACGAAGAACGTGTTCCTCGACGAGATCGCGAAACAGTACGTGCTGACCGCGCGCGCCAAGGGCTTGTCGGAACGGCGCGTGCTGTGGAAGCACGTGCTGCGCAATGCGGCGATTCCGCTCGTGACCGGTTTTCCGGCGGCGTTCATCGGCGCGTTCTTCACCAGCTCGCTGCTGATAGAGACGCTGTTCTCGCTGAACGGCCTGGGCCTGCTGTCGTACCAGTCGGTGATCCGGCGCGACTATCCGGTGGTGCTGGGCACGCTGTACTTCTTCACGCTGATCGGGCTGGCGACCAAGCTGATCAGCGACCTGTGCTACGTCTGGGTGGACCCGCGTGTCAAATTTGACTAG
- a CDS encoding ABC transporter, substrate-binding protein (cluster 5, nickel/peptides/opines) codes for MRCAPLSSLARFGRGARFMQNCRMRVWLLCALLGLASPCWAAYYYAQFGDVKYPPGFAHFDYVNPDAPKGGEITLVPPTRLSSFDKYNPFTLKGLAAPGLPDLMFDTLLTGDMDEPTTAYGLLADDVTVAPDGLSAVFTIDPRARFSNGDPVLASDVKYSFDKLTGPEASPQYQSYFGGVSKATVLGKYRVRFDFRRADRELPLIVGSLPVFSPKWGGGKPLDQIVTDPPIASGPYRIGRVDFGRDISYDLDPHYWAEDLNVRRGLFNFGRVTYKLFQDNTAQLEAFKAGEFDYIQAFIAREWARAYTGRAFDSGRVVKREFKNGNPGDFQGFLFNTRRAKFKDWRVRKAIGLAMDFEWLNRQLFFNAYTRVRGYFPASDFEARGLPGADELALLDPLRAELPPKVFTQPVPQPPVTSDDPKSGNTLRDHLREAQALLNEAGWTYRDGALRNAAGESLTIEFLDNSGSMGRVVTPYAHNLARLGIRATYRVVDFAILQKRMNVFDFDMISNRVPGSAAPGTELLDRFGSKAAATDGSSNFCGIENPAVDALLKKVTSAETRPQLIASLRALDRVLRFGYYMVPHWYSSVFRVAVRAGRFERPPVVPRYYQPDGWVTTVWWASPANLAGAP; via the coding sequence ATGCGGTGCGCGCCGCTTTCGTCGCTGGCCCGCTTCGGGCGCGGCGCGCGCTTCATGCAGAATTGTCGCATGCGGGTGTGGCTGCTTTGCGCGCTGTTGGGGCTGGCCAGTCCATGCTGGGCCGCGTACTACTACGCGCAGTTCGGCGACGTGAAGTACCCGCCGGGGTTCGCGCATTTCGACTACGTGAACCCCGATGCGCCCAAAGGCGGCGAGATCACGCTGGTGCCGCCGACGCGGCTGTCGAGCTTCGACAAGTACAACCCGTTCACGCTGAAAGGCCTCGCAGCGCCGGGCCTGCCGGATCTGATGTTCGACACGCTGCTCACCGGCGACATGGACGAGCCGACCACCGCGTACGGCCTGCTCGCCGACGACGTGACGGTCGCGCCGGATGGCTTGTCGGCGGTGTTCACGATCGACCCGCGCGCGCGCTTTTCCAACGGCGACCCGGTGCTGGCGTCCGACGTCAAGTATTCGTTCGACAAGCTGACCGGCCCCGAGGCCTCGCCGCAGTACCAGTCGTACTTCGGCGGGGTCAGCAAAGCGACCGTGCTCGGCAAGTACCGCGTGCGCTTCGACTTCAGGCGCGCGGACCGCGAGCTGCCACTGATCGTCGGGAGCCTGCCGGTGTTCAGCCCGAAGTGGGGCGGCGGCAAGCCGCTGGACCAGATCGTCACCGACCCGCCGATCGCCAGCGGCCCGTACCGGATCGGCCGCGTCGACTTCGGCCGCGACATCAGCTACGACCTCGATCCGCACTACTGGGCGGAGGATCTGAACGTGCGCCGCGGCCTGTTCAACTTCGGCCGCGTGACCTACAAGCTGTTCCAGGACAACACCGCGCAGCTCGAAGCGTTCAAGGCCGGCGAGTTCGACTACATCCAGGCGTTCATCGCGCGCGAATGGGCACGCGCCTACACCGGCCGCGCCTTCGATTCGGGCCGCGTCGTCAAGCGCGAATTCAAGAACGGCAACCCGGGCGACTTCCAGGGCTTTCTGTTCAACACGCGGCGCGCGAAGTTCAAGGACTGGCGCGTGCGCAAGGCGATCGGCCTCGCGATGGACTTCGAATGGCTGAACCGCCAGCTGTTCTTCAACGCCTACACCCGGGTGCGCGGCTACTTTCCGGCCAGCGACTTCGAGGCGCGCGGCCTGCCTGGCGCGGACGAACTGGCGCTGCTCGATCCGCTGCGCGCCGAGTTGCCACCCAAGGTGTTCACGCAGCCGGTGCCGCAGCCGCCGGTGACGAGCGACGATCCGAAGAGCGGCAACACTTTGCGCGACCATCTGCGGGAAGCCCAGGCGTTATTGAACGAGGCCGGCTGGACCTACCGCGACGGCGCGCTGCGCAACGCGGCCGGCGAGTCGTTGACGATCGAGTTCCTCGACAATTCCGGGTCGATGGGTCGCGTCGTCACGCCGTACGCGCACAATCTCGCGCGGCTGGGCATCAGGGCGACCTATCGGGTCGTCGACTTCGCGATCCTGCAGAAACGGATGAACGTATTCGATTTCGACATGATCAGCAACCGCGTGCCCGGCAGCGCCGCGCCCGGCACCGAACTGCTGGACCGGTTCGGTTCGAAGGCGGCCGCCACCGACGGGTCGAGCAACTTCTGCGGCATCGAGAACCCGGCGGTCGACGCGCTGCTGAAGAAGGTGACGTCGGCCGAGACTCGGCCGCAACTGATCGCGAGCCTGCGCGCGCTCGACCGCGTGCTGCGCTTCGGCTACTACATGGTGCCGCACTGGTACAGCAGCGTGTTCCGGGTCGCGGTGCGCGCCGGCCGCTTCGAGCGGCCGCCGGTGGTGCCGCGCTATTACCAGCCCGACGGGTGGGTCACCACGGTCTGGTGGGCGTCTCCGGCGAACCTGGCCGGCGCGCCCTGA
- a CDS encoding Enoyl-[acyl-carrier-protein] reductase [NADH] — MGFLTGKKLLITGVLSNRSIAYGIARACHQQGAELAFSYVGERFKDRITEFAAEFDSKLIFDCDVADDAQIEKLFADLGVAWGKFDGFVHSIGFAPREAIAGNFLEGLSRENYRIAHDISAYSFAAMAKAALPHLNDKAALLTLTYLGAMRSIPNYNTMGLAKASLEACVRYLAEAVGRTADGRSIRVNGISAGPIKTLAASGIKDFGKLLGRVADAAPLRRNVTIEDVGNVAAFLLSDLASGVTAEITYVDGGFSQTAGLSADQV, encoded by the coding sequence ATGGGTTTTCTCACCGGCAAGAAGCTGCTGATCACCGGCGTGCTGTCGAACCGCTCGATCGCCTACGGCATCGCGCGCGCCTGCCACCAGCAGGGTGCGGAACTCGCGTTCAGCTACGTCGGCGAGCGATTCAAGGACCGCATCACCGAGTTCGCCGCCGAGTTCGACTCCAAGCTGATCTTCGATTGCGACGTCGCCGACGACGCGCAGATCGAAAAGCTCTTTGCCGATCTGGGCGTGGCCTGGGGCAAGTTCGACGGCTTCGTGCACAGCATCGGCTTCGCGCCGCGCGAGGCGATCGCGGGCAACTTCCTCGAAGGCCTCTCGCGCGAGAACTATCGCATCGCGCACGACATCAGCGCCTACAGCTTCGCGGCGATGGCCAAGGCCGCACTGCCGCACCTGAACGACAAGGCGGCGCTGCTCACGCTGACCTACCTGGGCGCGATGCGCTCCATTCCCAACTACAACACGATGGGCCTGGCCAAGGCATCGCTCGAAGCTTGCGTGCGCTACCTCGCCGAAGCCGTGGGCCGCACCGCGGACGGCCGCAGCATCCGCGTCAACGGCATCAGCGCCGGCCCGATCAAGACGCTGGCCGCCAGCGGCATCAAGGACTTCGGCAAGCTGCTCGGCCGCGTGGCCGACGCCGCGCCGCTGCGCCGCAACGTGACCATCGAAGACGTCGGCAACGTGGCGGCGTTCCTGCTGTCCGACCTGGCCAGCGGCGTGACGGCGGAGATCACCTACGTCGACGGCGGCTTCAGCCAGACGGCGGGGCTGTCGGCGGATCAGGTCTGA